Within the Paracoccus everestensis genome, the region GCAGGCGCGGCATTCGCCGACGGATGCCCGCCGGGCTGATCCCGCATCTGGGGTCGCAATGGTGGTGCCTGACGGCGCGCACCCTGCGCGCCATTCTGGACGATCCGCAACGGCCCGCCTTTGACCGATTTTTCCGGTTCACCTGGATTCCCGACGAAAGCTATTTCCAGACTTTGGTGCGGCGCCATTCCACCAAGCTGGAAAGCTGGTCATTGACCATGGCCAAGTTCGATCACACCGGACGGCCTTATTCGCTTTATGACGACCATATCGACATGCTGGTCGAATCACGCTGTTTCGTGGCACGCAAGGTCTGGCCGGGGGCATCGAGGCTGTTGTCGCATTTCCCGCTGCCCGACCAGGGCCAGCCCCAGGTCGATCCACCCCAGCCCGCGCGGATTTCGCGCATTATCAACCAGACGGTGCATCGCCGCGTGCTTGGCCGGCCGGGCCTGTATATGCAAAGCCGCTTTCCCCGCAAGGACGCCGAGAACGGCAAGACCTCGGCCCCTTATGCGGTGATCCAAGGCCTGTCGGACATCTTTCCGGGGTTCGAGGATTGGCTGCGCGGGCATCTGTCCTGCCAGGTCCACGGCCATCTGCTGGGACCGGAAGGGGTGGAATTCGCAGAGCGTGCCCGCATCGGTCCGGGTGCGATCTCGGCGGACCCGCTAATCCGCGACCGCGATCCGCAGGGGTTCCTGACATCCCTGATCCGCATCACCGACCGGATGCAGGCGTTCCAGTTCAGCCCGCGCGACAATCAGGCGCTGAACTGGTTCATCGCCACCGATCCCAATGCCCATATGCTGGTCGTGTCCGGCGCATGGAAGCTGCCCCTGCTGCATTCGGGGATGCCCTTCGACGACGTGCGCCGGGTCTTTGCCCAGCTGCAGCGGACCGAGCTTGAGCAGCTGGAGGTGCTGAATTCCGTCTGGGTCCGCGCGCGCCTGCATCATCACGACCTGGGCGAATTCTTGTTGAACCCCCGGCCGATCCTTCAGGATTTCCTGTTGCAGATCGACCCGCATTCCGCGCCCGTGACCATGCTGCCCGCGATGCGCGACCTGACGGGGCTGGACGGGATGCTGCGGCGGCTGCGCAACTCCGGCCTGCGCCCGCGCCTGACGGGCGAGGATCTGCCCCCCATCGAACTGCTGACCACTGAAAGGGCGGCTGCCGAATGACCCAGGGGTTCCGCAGCTTTGTCATCTTTGCCGGGATGCGCACCGGGTCCAACCTGCTGGAGGCGACCCTGAACGCCGTCAAGCGCGTCACCTGCTTTGGCGAGGCGTTCAATCCCTATATGATGGGCTGGCCCGGCAAGGACGAGATGCTGGGGATCACCCGCGCCGCGCGCGAGGCGGATCCCCTGTCCCTGCTGGCGAAGCTGACCGACAAGCCGGGGCATCTGCCGGGGTTCCGCTATTTCCACGACCACGATCCCCGCGTGCTGGAACCCACCATCCAGGACCGGGGCTGCGCCAAGATCATCCTGACGCGCAATCCGCTGGACAGCTATGTCTCGACGCGGCTGGCCTGGGAAACGAACCAATGGAAGCTGAACGAGTCGGAAACGCCGATTCCGGCCCGCATCACTTATGACGGCGACGAATTCCGCCGGACCCTGTCCGAGGCCGAGGAGTTTCGCCGCCATGTCGTCAGCCGCTTGCAGGCGACGGGACAGACGGCGTTCCATCTGGGTTTCGACGATCTGCGCGACGGCGATGTGATCACGGGTCTGCTGCACTGGCTGGGCCGCACCGATCTGGCGCGCGTGGAACCGGCCCGCGACCAGGTGCCCCAAAACCCGCAGGAACTGGCGCAGAAGGTCGCCAATTTCGACGCGATGCAGGCCGATCTGCGCGACATGGATCCGTTCCTGCTGCACCGCCTGCCCGTGTTCGAACCACGGCGCGGGCCTGCCGTGCCCAGTTTCCTGGGGGCGGGCGCGGGACGGGGCCTGCTGTTCATGCCGGTCAAGGGCGGGCCGGAACAGGCGATCCGGGATTGGCTGGACAGGCTGGGCCCGGTCGCGGACGGCTTTACCCAATCGACCCTGCGCCAATGGAAACGCGCCCGTTCCGGCCATCGCAGCTTTACGGTCCTGCGCCACCCCCTTTTGCGGGCATGGGAGGCCTTTGACCACCTCCTGGCTCGGGGCAATCCCGAACAGCGCGAGGTGCTGCGCCGTCTCCACCGCGTGGCCCTGCCGCCAGACGATGCGCTTGCCGCCCTGACGGGCGACGCGCGCATCGCCGTATTCGCCGATTTCCTTGGATTCCTGCGGCGAAACCTGAATGGCCAGACATCGCTGCCCACCCATCCGACATGGGCCAGCCAGACCGAGGTTCTGTCGGGATTTGCCCGTTTTGCCACCCCTGATACCAACGGCATTATCCACTGACCTGCGCCCAATCGCGTGAGGTGATTGAAGCGACGCGTTCCGGCATTGCGAGGAGGGTGTTCCAGGCATCGCAGCAGACGTCGACAATGGCGTCGTAGCTGTCGAAGACCCGGTTCGCGAGGGTGTTCTGACGGAGGAACTGCCAGAGGTTCTCGACCGGGTTCAGTTCCGGACTGTAAGGTGGCAGTGGCAGCAGGCTGATGTTGGGCGGGATGATGAGGTCTGTGGAGCTGTGCCAGCCGGCGCCATCGAGAACAAGGAGCGCGTGTGCACCGGGCGATACCTGCCCGCTGATTTCGGCCAGGTGGGCGTTCATCGCCTCCGTGTTCGCGTAGGGCATGACGAGCGCCGCACCGATCCTGCGGGCCGGGCAGACCGCCCCGAAGATGTAGGCCCAGGCGTAGCGGCAGTCTTTTGGCGCCCGCGGGCGTGTGCCCTTTCTCGCCCACACGCGTGTCAATGTTCCCTGCTGGCCCACCCTGGCCTCATCTTGGAACCAAATCTCCAAGGGCTTTCCTTGCGCTTCGTTAGGCAAGGCTGCGCGCGCCAGTTCGGCAAAGTTTTTTATATACCGCTTGCGCTTCGCCATCGGCCTGCGGATGGCGCGGCCGGACTGAGAGACGCGCAAAGCCGAGCCGGTGAAGGATCGCGCTCATGGTCCTCTCCGCCACGCGAATGCCAAACCGCTGGTCAACCACGTTGCAGAGGTCAATCCGACGCCAACGCACGACCTTATCCGTCGACGGGTCAGGCCCCGTTTCGACGATCACGGCAAGTTCGCGCATCTGCTCGGCGCTGAGCCGCGCTGGCCGCCCGGAAAGCGGCCGATCGCCAAGGCCGGCCAGCCCTTCGGCATTGTAACGATGAACCCAGTCACGCAGCGTCTGCCGATCCATACCGCAGCTTTGTGCCGCTTCCGTCCGGCTTCGCCCGTCAAGCACATGCGCCAGCGCAAGCATCCGGCGCGACGCTCGCGCGTCCTTCACTTGAGCCGCCTCCCGCCGCAGATCCGATGCTGAAAGGTCCGTGCGTGTGATGCCCACTGCCATCCTGATCCTCCTCCGCCTTGCAAGGGAGTGAATCAGAGGTCGGCCGCAAAGCAAACCATCTTCAGAGTCGATGGTTCATGCCGCTGGTATGACATGGTGGTCAGGGAAGACCGCCTGACCGAGGATCTGGACCATTTGTCCCGCATGGCAGGCATTGCCGATGCAAAGCTGGAAACGGTTGCGCCTGCCCCCGTGCCGGACGCGCTGCGCGACAAGGCCCTGATTGACGCCGCGCAGGCTGCATACCTGCGCGACTATGTCACTTTCGGCTTTGACCCGATGCCCTAGCCCTTCAGCAGCGCGGCCAGTTCCGCCTGCTTTTCGCGCACCAGATCCGCATCGCCATCGGATTCCAGGTTCAGCCGCACCACCGGCTCGGTGTTGGACTTGCGCAGGTTGAAGCGCCAGTTTCCGAAATCCAGAGACACGCCGTCCAGGTCGTCGCGGCTGTCGGCGTGGGGTTCGTAGTTCTCGATCAGCCGGGCAATCGCCGCGTCGGGGTCGTCGATGTGATAGTTCGTCTCACCGGATGACGGGTAAAGTCGCATCCGCTCCTCCAGCAGTTCGGCCAGCGTCTTGCCCTTGCGCGACAGCAGCTCGATCATCAGCAGCCAGGGGATCATGCCGCTGTCGCAGTAATAGAAGTCGCGGAAATAATGATGCGCCGACATCTCTCCGCCATAGATCGCGCCCACGTCGCGCATCTTGCGCTTGATGAAGGCGTGGCCGGTCTTGCTGACGACCGCCTGCCCGCCCGCTTCCTCGATCATGGCGCGGGTGTTCATGATGACGCGGGGGTCGTGGACGATCTTTTCGCCGGGTGATTTTTCCAGGAAGGCCGCGCCCAGCAGGCCGACGATATATTCGCCGGGAATGAAGCGGCCGTTTTCGTCGAAAAAGAAGCAGCGGTCGAAATCGCCGTCCCAGGCCACGCCCAGATCGGCCTTTTCCGCCTTCATCCGCTCGACCGTGGGGGGTTGGTTCTCGTCCAGAAGCGGATTGGGGATTCCATTCGGAAAGCTGGAATCGACTTCATGGTGCATCCGCACGAAGGTCAGCGGTGCGCCGCGCCGTTCCAGTTCATCGGCAATGGCGTCAAAGGTCGGCCCGGCAGTGCCGTTCCCGGCGTTGACCAGGATCTTCATCGGCTTCAAGGCCTGCACATCCACGAAGTCCGCCATGGCCTTGGCATAATCCGCCCGGGCATGGCTGAAATCGGTGACGCTGCCCTTGGTTGCGGGGGCAAAGCTGCCGGATGTCGCCAATTCGATGATCGGCGGCAGTTCGGTCGCCGGATCCAGCGGCGCGGAGCCCCGGCCCACGATCTTCATGCCGTTGTAGTTGATCGGGTTGTGGGACGCCGTGACCTCGATCCCGCCATCGGTGTCGTGGAAGCCAGTGTGGAAATAGACCTCCTCGGTCCCGGCCAGGCCCAGGTCCAGCACGTCTGCCCCGCCGTCGGTCAAACCATCAATCAGCGCCGCCGCCAGTTCGGGCGAGGTGGCGCGGCTGTCGCGGCCCACCACGACGCGTTTCGCCTGGCGGACCTGCGCAAAGGCGCGCCCGATGCGGTAGGCCACGTCGGCGTCCAGGTTCTTGCCCAATTCCCCCCGCACGTCGTAGGCTTTGAAACAGGTGATCTCTCGGGGTCCGAGGTTGCTGCGGTCGGTCATGGGCGCGGATCCTTTATGCGCGAGGTTGGTTCAATCGCTAACAGCTTGGCCCGGATTTTCAAGGCAATGGTCCTTTCGGATCAAGTGACGCCGGGCACCGGCCGCGATAATGGATGGCAAACGCACGGAAGGGCAAAATGGACACAAAATCTTTGATCGCCGCCTATTACGATGCCTTCAACGCGGGCCGCACCGACGATATGCTAGCCCTGCTGCATGACGAGATCGAGCATCATGTGAACGAAGGCGGCATCCGCCGGGGCAAGGCGCTGTTTGCCGATTTCAACGCGCATATGACCGAAAGCTACAAGGAAACCCTGACCGACATGGTGATCTTCGCCAACGAGGCAGGCGACCGGGCGGCGGCGGAATTCGTGGTCAACGGCACCTATCTGAAGACTGACGAGGGTTTGCCGGAAGCCAAGGGCCAGACCTATCGCCTGCCTGCGGGCACCTTCTTCACCATTCGCGACGGCAAGATCGCGCGGGTGACGACCTATTACAACCTGTCCGACTGGATGCGGCAGGTCGGCCAATGACCGTCACGACGCGCGTCCTGACAGGCGAGGCGTTGGCCGCCGCGCTGGAGGATGTCGCGCGTCTGCGCATCCGGGTGTTCCGGGATTTCCCCTATCTTTACGACGGGGACGCCGATTACGAACGCGATTACCTGCGCGCTTATCAGTCGCCGGGCGCGGTGGTCGCGGTGGCGATGGACGGCGAAAAGGTCGTGGGGGCGGCAACCGGTGCGCCTATGGCCGATCATGCCGCCGATTTCGGGGCGGCCTTTGCGGACCGGCCCGAGCCGATGAGCCAGATCTTCTATTGTGCCGAATCGGTGCTGCTGCGCGACTATCGCGGCCTGGGCATAGGGCACGCCTTTTTCGACGCGCGCGAGGCCCATGCCCGCAAGCTTGGCCTGGCCTTCAGCGCCTTTTGCAGCGTGATCCGCCCTGCCGATCATCCGGCCCGGCCTGGCAATTACCGGCCGCTGGACGATTTCTGGCGCAAGCGGGGATATGAACCGCTGCCCGGCGTTACGGCGCGTTTTTCCTGGAAGGATCTGCGCGAGGCGACTGATACCGAAAAAACCCTGCAATTCTGGATGCGCCGCCTGTGAAGATCGCCGCCGCCGCTTATCCCATAGACTGGTTCGACAGCTTCGCGGATTACGAGGCCAAGCTGACCGCCTGGGTCGCTGATGCTGCAGGCGCGGACCTGCTGGTGTTCCCCGAATACGGCGCGATGGAGCTTGCCTCCTTGGGCGGGCGCACGGTGGCCGGCGATCTGGAGGCTTCCCTGCACGAGGTCGCCTGGCATTGGCCACAGGTCCAGGCACTGCATCAGCGGCTGGCGGCGGCCCATGGCTGCCATATCCTGGGCGCGTCAGGTCCGGTGTTCGAGGGTTCGCGCCCGGTCAATCGCGCGGTGCTGTATGGTCCCGAGGGCATCATCGGCCATCAGGACAAGCAGATCATGACCCGATTCGAGCGCGAGGAATGGCACGTGACCGGCGCTTCCGGCCTGCGGGTGTTCGACACGACCCTGGGGCAGATCGGCATCCTGATCTGCTATGACAGCGAATTTCCCCTGTTGGGCCGGGTGCTGGCGCAAGCGGGCGTGGAACTGCTGCTGGTGCCAAGCTGCACGGATACGGTGGCGGGTTTTTCCCGCGTGCGCATCGGCGCCATGGCCCGTGCCCTGGAAAGCCAATGCGTCGTGGTCCAGGCACCCACGGTCGGGGCCTGCGACTGGATGCCCGCCCTGGACGAGAACCGGGGACGCGCGGCGATCTATGGCCCGCCCGATGGCTTCTGGCCGGAAACCGGGATCATCGCGGAAGGCCCGATGGACCAGCCAGGCTGGGTTTTCGCCCAGGTCGATCTGGCCCGGGTCGGGGACAGCCGCCGCAATGGCGCGGTCCTGCCCTTTGCCCATTGGCCCGAAAGCGAGGGCACAAGGCTGACGGACACGGAAACCATTTCTTAACCATTCGCGTTTTATTGGTCATTGGCGCTGTTCATGGCGTCTTTCCGTGCCATATTCCACGGCCATGCTGCATATCACGAACACCATCACCATCGAGGAGTGGGAACTGACCGAACAGTTCACCAGATCCCAGGGACCGGGCGGGCAGAACGTCAACAAGGTCGAAACCGCAGTCGAACTGCGGTTCGAGGCCGCGCGCTCCCCGAACCTGCCCGATGCCGTGAAGCGCCGCCTGGAACGGCTGGCGGGGCGGCGATGGACGCGCGACGGCGCGGTGGTGATCCTGTCCCAGGAAACCCGCAGCCAGGCCCGAAACCGCGACATTGCCCGCGAAAGGCTGGCCGAGCTGATCGGCCGCGCCGCCGAACCCGTCAAGCGCCGGGTCGCCACCAAGCCCACCTGGGGCAGCCAGTTGCGGCGTCTCAAGGCCAAGTCCACGAGGGGAGAGGTCAAGGCCCTGCGCAACCGGATCGAGGACGGCGAATGACCGCGCTGCGCCATTCGCTGGGAATGCTGTTCGGGCGCCGTCCCCCCGCGATGCAGGTTGGCGCCGTCTGCCGCTGCGTCAGGACGGGCGAGGTGGTCCTGGTCACAAGCCGGGGCACGGGCCGCTGGGTGATCCCCAAAGGCTGGCCGATGGAGGGCAAGACCCTGCCCGCCGCTGCCGCCACCGAGGCGTGGGAGGAAGCGGGCATTGAAGGGCGGATGCACGACACCGAACTGGGCCGCTATCGTTACAACAAGGAACAGGACCGGGGCTATTCCGTCCCGGTCGAGGTGCGCGTCTTTCTGATGGATGCCGACAGCCTGCGCGCCGATTTTCCCGAGGCGAAACAACGCAAGCGCCGCTGGTTCAGCCCCCAAGACGCAGCGCGGCACGTCGCCGAACCGGGCCTGCGGGAAATCCTGCTTGCATTGCCGCCCCTGCGCGGCTGACATCGGGGCATGACGACGCCGCCCGACCGCCAATTTGATGTTCTGGACAAGGATTTGCGGCGCATCACCGTCGCGGAATCGGCTCAGTTCCACGCCGTCCGTCCGGTCTTGCGATTGGGCGCCGGCATCCTGCTGGGCGTGGCGCTGATCTTTCTGGCCCTGGGCGTCACCGGGCAACAGCCCGGCCTGATCGCCATCGGCGCAGGGGCCATCGTGGCGGGCTGGCTGGGCTTGTCGATCGGGGCAAACGACATCGCCAACTCGCTTGGTCCCGCCGTGGGCGCGGGGGCGATTGCCATCGGTCCGGGGTTGATCCTGGTGGGCCTGGCGGAAATCGCCGGGGCAACGCTGGCCGGTCATGCGGTCACGCACCGGTTGGCCGACGGGATCGTCCAGATCGCCGTTCTGGAAAGCGGCGCGCGAGGGCAGGTGATGATGCTGGCCGCCCTGATAGGCGCGGCGGCCTGGATCACCATCGCCACGGGGGCCAGCCTGCCGGTCTCGACCTCTCATTCCATCGTCGGGGCGATTGCCGGGGCGGGACTGGCGGCGGCAGGGGTCTCGGCCATGTCCTGGGGCGGCATCCTGGCCATCGCGCTTGCCTGGGTGGTGACCCCCTTTGCGGCGGCGCTACTTGCGGGGGCCTTGCTGGCCCTGCTGCGCATCCGGGTGGCCGAGGCGCCGGATCGCGGCCGGGCTGCAAAGGCCTGGTTGCCCCCCCTGGTCGGCACGATGGTCGGCCTGTTCGTGGCCTATGTCGCGACCCTGCTGCCGGTCTTGCCCCTTCGCCTGCCCGTGGCGCTGCTGCCGGGCGCAATCGCGGGCCTTGCAGTGGCCCTTGTGATGCGCCGCCGCCTGGATCAGGCAATAGCGAAGGGAGAAGGCAAGCCCGGCATGAAGCGCATCCTGCGCCAGCCCCTGTTGTTCGCCGCCGTGATGATGGGTTTCGCCCACGGCGCGGGCGATGCGGGCAATGTCGCGGGTCCGCTGCTGGTGATCCTCACGCCTGCGCAGGCGGGGGCCTTGCAGGTGCCGCTGTCCATGCTGGCACTGGCCGGGGGGATCATCGCGCTTGGGGCGTTTCTGTTCGGCCGCCGCCTTGTCGGCATGGTCAGCGAGGGGATCACCCGCCTGAATGCGGTCCGGGCCTTTTGCATCACGCTGGCCACCGCGATGATCGTGCTGGCCGCGTCGGCGCGCGGGCTGCCGGTGTCATCGACCCATGTGGCCGTAGGCGGGGTCTTTGGCGTGGGCTTTGTGCGGGAAATGCTGGACCGGCGCGGCAACGCCACGCGCACCGCCCCCCTGCCGGCCGAGGAACGCCGCCGCCGAATGCTGATCCGCCGCAGCCATGTCGCCACGATCACCCTGGCCTGGGTGGTCACGGTGCCGATCACGGCGACTTTGGGCGGGTTGTGCTGCCTGGCAATGTTGTGGGTATCGGGGGTCTGACGATCAGACCACGACATCCATCCGGGCCTGCTGGCCCACGTCGAAGACGCGGCGGTAACGCGCGATCTCGTCTGCGGGGCCGGTCGCCTTGGCGGGATTGTCCGACAGCTTGACGGTCGGGCGTCCATCGGCGGACACCGCCTTGCAGACCAGACTGAAGGGCGCCAGCCCGTCGCCCGCCACAAGGCCACGGAAATCGTTGGTCAGCAGCGTGCCCCAGCCGAAGCTGACCTTGACCCGGCCATGGAACTGATGGTGCAGTTCCACGATCTTCTGGACGTCCAGCCCGTCCGAGAAGATCACCAGCTTCTGGCGCGGATCCTCGCCCCGCTCGCGCCACCAGCGGATCGCGGTTTCCGCCCCCGTCGCCGGGTCGCCGCTGTCGATGCGGATGCCGGTCCAGCCCGCCAGCCAGTCCGGGGCGCCCGCCAGGAAGCCTTCGGTCCCATAGGTATCGGGCAGGATCAGCCGCAGGTTACCGTCGTGTTCCTCGTGCCAGTCGGCCAGCACCTCGTAGGGCGCGCGGCGCAATTCCTCGTCCGTGTCGGCCAAGGCAGCATAGACCATCGGCAGTTCATGGGCATTAGTGCCAATGGCCTCGATGTCGCGGCGCATGGCGATCAGGCAGTTCGAGGTGCCGGTGAAGCGTTCGCCCAAGCCCTCGATCATGGCCTGGACCGCCCAGTCCTGCCACAGGAAGCTGTGGCGTCTGCGCGTGCCGAAATCGGCGATCAGCAGGTCGGGCAGGGTGCGCAACACCTCGATCTTTTCCCACAGGCGGGTCATGGCGCGGGCGTAAAGCACCTGCAATTCGAACCGGCCCAGGGTTTCCAGGACGGCGCGGGACCGCAATTCCATCAGGATGGCCAGAGCGGGGATTTCCCACAGCATCACCTCGGGCCAGCGGCCTTCGAAGGTCAATTCATACTGGCCGTCGCGCTTTTCCAGGTGATAGGGGGGCAGGCGCAGGTTTTCCAGGAACTCCATGAAGTCAGGGCGGAACATCTGGCGCTTGCCGTAAAAGGTGTTGCCGCGCAGCCAGGTGCCTTCGCCCCGGGTCAGCGACAGGCCGCGGACGTGATCCAGTTGTTCGCGCAACTCGCCTTCGTCGATCAGGTCGGCCAGGCGGATGTCGGTCGAACGGTTGATCAGGCGGAACCGGACCACCGTGTCGGGGCGGTTGCGAAAGATCGACTGGCACATCAGCAGCTTGTAGAAATCCGTGTCGATCAGCGACCGCACGATGGGGTCGATCTTCCATTTGTGGTTATAGACGCGGGTGGCGATATCGGCCATCGGCTTACTCCAGGGTGACGCCTGCGGCACGCATATCGGTGCGGGCGCGGTCAAGGCTGCCGTTCAGGTCGATGGCCCGGGTGGCGGATTCGATCACGGTGGCCGCAAAGCCCCCCCTGGCCGCGTCCATCGCGCTCCAGGCGACGCAGAAGTCATGGGCAAGGCCCACAAAGGTCAGGTCCAGCAGACCCCTGTCGCGCAGGTACCCGGCAAGCCCCGTGGGCGTCTGATGGTCGTTTTCGAAAAACGCGGAATAGCTGTCGATCTGCGGGCGAAATCCCTTGCGGATCACCAGATCGACGCGCGACAGATCCAGGTCCGGGTGGAAATCCGCGCCCTTTGTGCCGATCACGCAATGGGCAGGCCACAGCACCTGGGGTCCATAGGGCATCTGCGCCACGCTGAACGGTTCCGCCCCCGGATGGTTGGCGGCGAAGCTGGCATGGTTCGCCGGATGCCAGTCCTGCGTCAGGACAACCGCGTCATGATCGGCCATGAGCGCGTTGATGGGATCGACGATTCCGTCCCCACCCGCGACGGCCAAGGCGCCGCCGGGGCAGAAATCGGCCTGCATGTCGATGACGATCAGCGCGCGCGGCATTGCCTTCCCCTTTCCAAGGATGACCATGCCTAGAAACTGCCGGGCACAGGGTCAATGGCTTGCAGAACCGGGCGTTGCTGGCTAAGGCCGCCGATATGCTGACCGTTGCCGCCCTTTATCACTTTACACGCTTTCCCGATCCCGCCGCACTCAAGGGGCCGCTGGCCTCGGTCGCCTGCGCGAACGGCGTGCGCGGCACGCTGCTGCTGGCGGCCGAAGGGATCAACGGCACCATCGCCGGGACGCGGGGCGGCATCGACGCGGTGCTGGCCCATATCCGTGCCCTGCCCGGATGCGGGGCGCTTTCGTGGAAGGAAAGCACGGCGGAGGCGATGCCCTTTGGCAAGATGAAGGTGCGGTTGAAACGCGAGATCGTGTCGATGGGCCAGCCCGACGTCGATCCCCGTGCCGCGGTGGGCCATTATGTCGAGCCTGCTGCCTGGAACGCCCTGATCAGCGCGCCCGATGTGGCCGTGATCGACACCCGCAACGATTACGAGGTTGCCATCGGCACCTTTGCGGGGGCCGTGGATCCAGGCACGCGCAGCTTTCGCGACTTTCCCGCCTGGTGGCAGGCCAATGCGGACCGCTTTGCAGGCAAGCGCGTGGCGATGTTCTGCACCGGCGGCATCCGCTGCGAGAAGTCGACGAACTATTTGCTGTCGCAGGGCGTCACCGACGTGTTCCACCTGAAGGGGGGAATCCTGAAATATCTGGAAGACGTGCCCGAAGGCGACAGCCTGTGGCAGGGCGATTGCTTTGTTTTTGATCAACGGGTCAGCCTGATCCATGGCCTGCAACAAGGCCGCCATGTCCTTTGCCACGCCTGCCGCCGGCCACTTGCCCCCGAGGATCGGGCGCGGCCCGAATACGAGGACGGCGTCTGCTGCCACCGCTGCGTGGATGAATATGACGACGCCGACCGGGAACGGTTCCGGGAACGGCAGCGTCAGTTCCGTCTGGCCGAGGATCGGAAAACCTTGGATCCCGCTTAGAGCGTATTGCGGCTTTCCCGATTCAGGATACCCCTGTGGCTTGATCTGTGATTCCCTGCCTGCATGACAGGTGGAGGGATGATATGGGCAGACCGCATCCTATGGCGCTCCGAGAGCGCGTTGTGGCGTTTGTGGAGGAAGGGAACTCGCACCGTTCAGCCGCTGCGCGGTTCCGGGTTTCGGTGAAGTTCGTCAACGACATGGTGATCCTGAAGCGCGAGACGGGCGGGTTAGCTCCGCGTGCCCAAGGCCATGGTGGTGGTCATGGCAAATTGGTTGGTGTGGGGGACTGGATCACCGCGCGCATGAAGGCGAAGCCCGATCTGACGCTGAACGACCTGGTCGGCGAACTTGCGGATCATCACGGCATCGCCATTCACCGTGTCTCGGTTTGGCGGTTTTTGCGCGGTCTCGGGCTGACACACAAAAAAAGACCTGCAAGCCCTCGAGCAGAAGCGGCCTGAGATCCGGCAGGCACGCCATATCTGGATCACACGACGCCAACCGTTCATGCGCAGCGCGTTGACGCGCCTTGGTTTCATCGACGAGACGTCGCTGAAGACGAACATGGCCAAGACCACCGGATGGTCTCCAAAAGGCGCGCGCCTTGTCGACCATGCGCCCTTCGGCCACTGGAACACCCAGACCTTCATCGCCGCCCTGCGCCATGACCGGCTGGATGCGCCCTGGGTGATCGACGGTGCCATGAACCGCGAACTGTTCGAGCTCTATGTCGAAACCCAACTGGCCCCGACACTGCGACCCGGCGATGTGATCATTCTGGATAACCTGTCATCGCACAAGAGTCCCAAGGCAGCGGCGACTATGAGCGCCGTTGGCGCGTGGTTCTTGTTCTTGCCTCCCTACAGTCCGGATCTGAACCCGATCGAGATGGCCTTCGCAAAGCTCAAGGCCCTGATCCGGAGAGCCGCCGCGCGAACCTACGAGGCTCTCTGGCACGCCGTCGGGCAGGTCTGCGATCTTTTCACCGATGAGGAATGCTACAATTTCTTCAAAGCCGCCGGATATGAAACCGATTAGACGCAACGCGCTCTAGCGGGGGTTTTGCACCCCCGCACCCCCGCAGGATATTTCCCCCAGGCAAAGAGCCGCTGTTTCCCCGGCCTGTGGCCTGTGTGTCACAGGAAAACCGCTGCAGGTGACCTGGGCAGCGCCCCCTTATCGCCCCGTCCCCAGGCCCCCCGCTGAAATCGCGGCCATGTTGAGGATGTCGTTCACCGTCGAGGTGGTCGAGCAAAGCTGGATCGATTGCGGCACGCCGGTCAGGATCGGGCCGATCACGGTGGCCCCGGCCATTTCCTGCATCAGCTTCACGCTGATCGATGCAGAGTGGCGGGCGGGCACGA harbors:
- the trhO gene encoding oxygen-dependent tRNA uridine(34) hydroxylase TrhO encodes the protein MLTVAALYHFTRFPDPAALKGPLASVACANGVRGTLLLAAEGINGTIAGTRGGIDAVLAHIRALPGCGALSWKESTAEAMPFGKMKVRLKREIVSMGQPDVDPRAAVGHYVEPAAWNALISAPDVAVIDTRNDYEVAIGTFAGAVDPGTRSFRDFPAWWQANADRFAGKRVAMFCTGGIRCEKSTNYLLSQGVTDVFHLKGGILKYLEDVPEGDSLWQGDCFVFDQRVSLIHGLQQGRHVLCHACRRPLAPEDRARPEYEDGVCCHRCVDEYDDADRERFRERQRQFRLAEDRKTLDPA
- the pncA gene encoding bifunctional nicotinamidase/pyrazinamidase, giving the protein MPRALIVIDMQADFCPGGALAVAGGDGIVDPINALMADHDAVVLTQDWHPANHASFAANHPGAEPFSVAQMPYGPQVLWPAHCVIGTKGADFHPDLDLSRVDLVIRKGFRPQIDSYSAFFENDHQTPTGLAGYLRDRGLLDLTFVGLAHDFCVAWSAMDAARGGFAATVIESATRAIDLNGSLDRARTDMRAAGVTLE
- a CDS encoding inorganic phosphate transporter — translated: MTTPPDRQFDVLDKDLRRITVAESAQFHAVRPVLRLGAGILLGVALIFLALGVTGQQPGLIAIGAGAIVAGWLGLSIGANDIANSLGPAVGAGAIAIGPGLILVGLAEIAGATLAGHAVTHRLADGIVQIAVLESGARGQVMMLAALIGAAAWITIATGASLPVSTSHSIVGAIAGAGLAAAGVSAMSWGGILAIALAWVVTPFAAALLAGALLALLRIRVAEAPDRGRAAKAWLPPLVGTMVGLFVAYVATLLPVLPLRLPVALLPGAIAGLAVALVMRRRLDQAIAKGEGKPGMKRILRQPLLFAAVMMGFAHGAGDAGNVAGPLLVILTPAQAGALQVPLSMLALAGGIIALGAFLFGRRLVGMVSEGITRLNAVRAFCITLATAMIVLAASARGLPVSSTHVAVGGVFGVGFVREMLDRRGNATRTAPLPAEERRRRMLIRRSHVATITLAWVVTVPITATLGGLCCLAMLWVSGV
- the pncB gene encoding nicotinate phosphoribosyltransferase translates to MADIATRVYNHKWKIDPIVRSLIDTDFYKLLMCQSIFRNRPDTVVRFRLINRSTDIRLADLIDEGELREQLDHVRGLSLTRGEGTWLRGNTFYGKRQMFRPDFMEFLENLRLPPYHLEKRDGQYELTFEGRWPEVMLWEIPALAILMELRSRAVLETLGRFELQVLYARAMTRLWEKIEVLRTLPDLLIADFGTRRRHSFLWQDWAVQAMIEGLGERFTGTSNCLIAMRRDIEAIGTNAHELPMVYAALADTDEELRRAPYEVLADWHEEHDGNLRLILPDTYGTEGFLAGAPDWLAGWTGIRIDSGDPATGAETAIRWWRERGEDPRQKLVIFSDGLDVQKIVELHHQFHGRVKVSFGWGTLLTNDFRGLVAGDGLAPFSLVCKAVSADGRPTVKLSDNPAKATGPADEIARYRRVFDVGQQARMDVVV
- a CDS encoding NUDIX hydrolase, producing MTALRHSLGMLFGRRPPAMQVGAVCRCVRTGEVVLVTSRGTGRWVIPKGWPMEGKTLPAAAATEAWEEAGIEGRMHDTELGRYRYNKEQDRGYSVPVEVRVFLMDADSLRADFPEAKQRKRRWFSPQDAARHVAEPGLREILLALPPLRG
- the arfB gene encoding alternative ribosome rescue aminoacyl-tRNA hydrolase ArfB, coding for MLHITNTITIEEWELTEQFTRSQGPGGQNVNKVETAVELRFEAARSPNLPDAVKRRLERLAGRRWTRDGAVVILSQETRSQARNRDIARERLAELIGRAAEPVKRRVATKPTWGSQLRRLKAKSTRGEVKALRNRIEDGE